Genomic DNA from Haloplanus aerogenes:
ACCAGCAACTCGCTGTAGGGCTGATCGAAGCGCTCTCCGTCGGTGCGGACCGTCACGGTTCGCTCCGTGGGGTCGACCGACACGACTTCGTGTCCGCGCCGCAGGTCGATGCCCCGATCCTCGATGTCCGACGGCGAGAGCGAGAGGAGGTCGGTCAACCGCTCGACCGACCCCTCGACGAAGTAGGGCAGGCCGCAGTGAGCGTAGGAGACCCACTGCCCTTTCTCGAAGACGATTACCTCGCGGTCGGCCTCGCGCCGGAACTTGCTCGCCGCGCTCAGACCGGCAGCGTCGCCGCCGATCACGACGAACGGATCGCGTGCCATGCGCTCCCTTCACGGAGCGGCGACAAAAGCGTACGTCGCGTTCGCGCCGCCGCGACAAAAGCGAGCGAACGGATCGCGACGGCGACGGCGACGTGAACTGTGGTATGGCGGTCCGGTTACGGACCGGGAGTGGCAGGCAGCGAAACCGGGTTAGAACCGGCCGCGACGGCGGAACAGGCGCGTGAGGAGGCGCTCGACCGGGCCGGGCGCCGTGGAGGGGTTCGTGCCGGGGAGGTAGTTCTCGAACTCTGACTGCTGGTCGGAACGTGGAGTCTTGCTCATGTACTCCTCACTTTGAGCCGGATTGGATTAAAAATTCCGAAGTAAAGTTGTGTAATCGAAAAGCAAAGTCCGTTATTGACGAACGTTCACACACCCCATCCGCGTGCCGTCCGGGGGTTCATGCGGCTTCCGGCCTAACGAACACTATGGACGGAACGAACGCCGTCATCACCGGAGCGAGTCGGGGTATCGGCGCGAGCATCGTGCGGCAGTTCGCCGCCGACGGCGCGCAGGTCACGTGCTGTGCCCGAACGCGGGAGGAGCTAGAATCGGTCGCCGACGGCGAGGCGGCGGTGACCGCGGTTCGGGCCGACGTGCGCGACGAGTTCGACGTGGAACGGTTGATGGAGACGGCCGCGGAGGCGGGCACCATCGACGTGGTGGTGGCGAACGCCGCGGTCAACCACGGCCCGCCGGGAGAGAGTCCGTTGCAGGAGGAGTCGTACACGCGGTTCGACGACACGATTCGCACGAACCTTCGGGGCGTCTTCACCACGGTCCGCGAAGCACTCCCTCACCTCGCGCCGGACGGACGAATCCTCGTCCCGTCGGGCAGCGTCGCTCGCGAGTCGGTGCCGGGCATGGGCGCCTACGCCGTCTCGAAGGCGGGCGCCGAGGCGCTGGTCCGGGGGTTCGCGGCCGACATCGACCAGTCCGTCGCCGTCGTCGACCCCGGCTACGTCGCCACCGACCTCAGCGGCGGCAAGGGGCGTGACCCCGAGGACGTGGCGCCGATGTTCGTCTGGGCGGCCCGCGACGCCGACGATATCGACGGGGAGATACTCGACTTGCGGGCGTGGAAACGAGCCACCCGATAGGCCGAATCGAACGTATTATTAATTGCTGGCGTTTCGTTGTTAATATGACTCGATTCTCCCTCGCCGGCGGCGGTGCCGCCGGCACGCTGGTGGTGCTCTCCGTCCTCGCCGCGACCAGTGGTGCGTGGAAGCTCCTCGGTATCTCGTGGGTCGCGTTCGCCGCCATGGCGCTCGGTATCCCACTCGGTCGGCAGACGCTCGGCGACCGCTCGTGGGCACTCGTGTGGGGCTACGGTCTCGCGGCGGGCGCGATGGTGACGAGCGCCGCGGTCTTTCTCATCCCGCAGGCCATCGCCCACGACGCCAACTTCGGGGGTTTCGGCATCGCTCTCGGCCTGCTGGTCGGCTTCGCGGGTCACACTATCGGCCACCGCCTCGCCCACTACGACCTGCCGCTCGACCGCACAGTCGCCGAACTCTCGGCGCACGCCTTCTCCGCCGGGATCATCATCGGCATCGTCTACGGCAACATGCCCGAGCTCGGCCCCATCCTCGGCCTCGCCATCGTCTCGCACAAGGGGCCGGCGGGCTACGCGGCGGCGCGGCGCCTCGTCTCGAACGACCGCGATCCGACCGTCCTCCTCCTGCCAGCCGCGGGCGTCGGCATCGCGGCCATCGTCGCCAGCCTGATCCAGTTGCCAGCAGCGCCGGCCATTCGGGGCATCGTCTTCGGCTTCGCCGCCGGCATCTTCCTCCACGTCGCCATGGACTTCCTCCCGCGGTGTGAACTCGGCAGCGACGTGCACGAACTCCTGACGGTGACGGGCGACGCGCACGAACTGCTGGACCAGCTTCGCATCCACGCCGTCCTCAGCACGGGCCTCGGCGGCGTCGCCGTCTTCCTCGCGTGGGTGGCGGTCACCTAGCCGTACAGCCGCCGAAGCTGGTACGAGATGCCGACACCCGCCGCCAGCAACACGACGAGGTTGAACGCCGCCTGGAACAGCGACCGGTACTCGGGGTTGATCCACGTCCGGATTGCGTTCGAGACGCTGAGATACAGTTGGATCACGGCGACGAAGGCGAGCAATCCGAGGACGAGCAGAACGGCGTAGTTGGCGTACCGCCGGACGCGGGGGCCGTCCGTGGTCGCGTCAGTCTCGGTCTCGGTCTCGGCCGCAGTGTCGTCGTCGGTACTCTCAGTCTCGTCGGGGGCGGTATCGGTATCACTCATTGGCTCTTCCTCCGTGCGAGCAGCGCGGCAGCGACGAGGGCAACGAGAGCGACGCCGACGCCGAAGCCGGGACCGCCGCCCGCGGTGGGCATGCCCGTCTCCTCCGGCACCGGTCGGTCGCCCTCCGCCCCGTCGCCGCGGGTGAAGTCACTCACGCGCAGTTCCACGTCACGCCGGGTTTCGTTGACGCTGATCGTCTCCGAGGGGTCGAGGTTCGCGGCCCCGCGGGCGCTGTCGATGACGACGCCGTCCTTCCAGAGCACGACGTCGATGTAGTAGTTGTAGTCCGTCGGCACCGACAGCCGCGTCTCCACCGTCTCCGTCCGGCCGGGGCGGATCGACCCCACCGGGACCGAGGTGCGGTTGGCGACGATGTTCGAGTCGGCCTGCCGGAGCGTCACCGTGACCCGCAGGTCCTCGGGTTGCTCGTCGCCAGTGTTGGTCAACGCCATCTGGAGGGCGAGGACCGTGCGGTCCGGGTCGCCTCCGACGACGGAGAAGGCGACGGGCGGGAGGGCATCGGCCTCCGCGAACTGGACGGCGCTCCGGGCGTACGGTGGCTGGAGCGCGTCGAGGCCGCGGAGTTCGCGCGCCCCGCTGTCGACCCGCTGACCGTCACGGTAGACGACCGCGCGGATACGGTAGCCCCCCTCACGCTCGACGGTCAGGGTCGTCGGCACCGCTACCTCGCGTTCTTCGGTCAGGTCGCCGACGGTAGCCGTCCGGGTGGTCTCGACCAGCCCGGACTCCGCGTCGACGGCCTGTACCCGCACGGTCACGTTCCGGGCCGGTGGGCCGCGGTGTGACAGCCGGGTCTCGACGTTCAGGGCGACCGTGTCGCCGGTCACCTCGCCGGCCGAAATCTCCATCTCCGTGATGTCGACCGGTCCCGGACGGACCGGCCGCTCCTCGGTGGGGTCGGCGAGGGCGCCGGGGGCGAGGACGGCAGCGACGACGGCGATCAGGACGACGCCGGCCGCGCCGACGGCCAGCGCGGTTTCACGACGCATGGGCGTGGGGAGTCGGGGACTCGGCAAAGGCTTTGGGGAGAGTGAAACACCCATTTATGTTTTCGAGCGACGAGAGGGGACGTATGGCCAGCTACGTGATCGGGACCGACACGGTCGACACGAGCGCCGCGCTGTGTGACTACCTCGACCGCCGGATCGACGCCGGCGACACGATCCACGCCGTCAACTCCCTGCGCGGCGGCGACGCGACGAGCGCCGAGGACGTACGCGACGGCGAGGACGCGGTCAACGTCGTCCAGTCGCGGCTGGGCGCCGTGGCGACGGTCGAGACCCACCAGTTCGTCCGCGGCAACGACCCCGCCGAGGACCTCCTCGCCTACGCCGACGAAATCGACGCCGACGAACTCGTCATCGGCGTTCGCAAGCGCAACCCGACGGCGAAAGTCGTCTTCGGGAGCAACGCGCAGTCGATCCTGCTGCGCTCGGCGCGTCCCGTCGCCGTCGTGCCGTTGACCGAGGGGATCTAGTCTAGCACTTTCTCGGCCAGCATCGGCACGAACGTCCCGATATCGGTCACCATGCCGACCGCCTGCGAACTCCCGCGGTCGAGCAACTGCGTCACCGTCGCCGGGTTGATATCGACACACACCACCTTCGTCGTCGAGGGGAGACAGTTACCCACCGCCACCGAGTGCAGGAGCGTCGCCAGCATCACCACCATGTCGGCCTCGTGGGCCTGCTCCCGGATGGCGTTCTGTGCCTCGATGGCGTCGGTGATCGTCTCCGGCAGTGGCCCGTCGTCGCGAATCGACCCCGCGAGGACGTACGGCACGTCGTTCGCGACGCACTCGTACATCACGCCCTCCTCGACCAGTCCCTCGGCCACCGCGTCCTCGATTCCGCCCGCCCGGATCACCTCGCTGATCGTGTAGATGTGGTGTTTGTGTCCCTTGCGCGGGTGTTCGAGCGTCTCGATGTCCATCCCGAGCGACGTGCCGTAGAGCGCACGCTCGAGGTCGTGGACCGCGAAGCCGTTGCCCGCGCTGATCGCGTCGACGTACCCCTCGCGGACCAGGCGGGCGAGGGCGTCGCCCGCGCCCGAGTGGATCACCGCGGGACCGGGCACGACGAGCACTCGCCCGCCCGCTTCCTTCGTCTCCACCAGCGCCGCCGCCACCTGTTCGATCAGCGACTCGGAGGGGCGCTCGCTGGAGACGCCGCCCTGCATAAAGCCGAACGGCCCGCCACTCCCGCGGGGACGGTCCGGGGGGTCGACCCGGATACCCGCCTCACCCGTCACGACGAGGTCGCCCTCCCGAATCGCATTCAGGACCGCCGTGTACGCTCGCGGCCCGTCGGGATCGACGACGATGGCACAGTCCATCTCGATATGCTCGACGGGGAGCCACTCGCCCTCGTAGCGCACCTCGGTCGGGTGATTCGTCGTCGAGTAGAAGTCCGTCGGCACCACCTGATCGGCTGGCGCGGGATCGAGCGTCGCGTCCACCGGATCGGAGAGGTTCGCCCCGTTCTGGTGGAGTTCGTGGAGAATCGACTGGAGCAACGACGGGTCGTCCGCGCGCACCGCCATCCGGCAGTACGACTCCTCGTCCTTGTGCCGACCGATGTCGAACGCCTCGACCTCGAACTCTCCACCCATGTCCATGACGAGGCCGAAACACCGCCCCATCGTCCCCGAGTCGATGATGTGCCCCTCGAGTTCGACCGTTCGTGTGGGAACCATTACCACAGGAGAGGGGCGACCGCGGTATCAGGGTTGCGGGCGGCCTACACGCCCAGCAGGTCGTCGAGGAAGGCGAGTTGGTGGCTTGCGGCCGTCTCGAACGCCGATCCGAGCGCGTCGACGTGGCCGACAGGGAGACGGAGATACGTCGACCGGTCGATCCGATCTGCCGCGTCCGCGACGGTATCGGCTGGGGCGAGTTCGTCGTCGCCGGCCGCCACCAGCAGCGTCGGGCAGGTTACGTCCTCGGCGTCGGCGAGGGGGCGGTAGCGAAACAGGGCGAGCAGTCCGCGGGCCGACGTTTCGTTGCGCCAGTCGCTCTCCGGCGGAACGAGGTCGAGATACGCGTCGCCGGTCGGTTTGGGCAGGACGCCGAACTCGTCGTAGCCGCCGACGACGGGGACGGTGTGGCCGCGACCGAGCGGCGCCGTCAGGCGGTCGCGCAGACCGGCGCCGACCGCTCGGGCGAGGTAGCGAGGTGAGCGGGCGCGGGCGAACGCCCGGCCGTCGAGCATCGGTGCGACGGCGACGACGCCGTCGACCCGGCGGTTCGCGGCCACGCGAACAGCGTGCCCGCCGCCGAGGCCGAACCCCCAGAGGACGACCCGCCGGCGCTCGCCGTCGAGACGGCGAACGCGGTCGATCGCCGCGTGCCAGTCGGCTACCTGTGTGTCGGGGTCGACGAGGTTGGTGGCGCCGTGACTACGGAATCGGCCGGCCGGCGCGAGGTCGTCGCTCTCGCCGAAGCCGCCGTAATCGAAGACGAAGGCAGCGTAGCCGGCGCGAGCGAACCGCTCGGCGTAGCGCGGGTAGCCGAACGTCCCCTCGGCCGCGAACGTCGGGCCCAACACGATCACCGGCGGCGTCGCGGGGCGGGCCGGTCGGTAGAGTCGACCGCGACACGTCCGGTCCTCGCTCTCGAAGGCGAGCGTCGTCGTCGCGACGTCGAAGCGACGGCGGTCGCGTGTCACGGTCGCCGCCATCTTACAGGTCTTCCTCGAGGGTTTCGAGGACGCGCGTGGAGAACTCGGTCTCCGAGATGCGGTACTCGCGCAGACCCTCGAACCACTCGGCTTTGGCGTACCACGTGTTCATGACGTCGTCCTCGAACCGGAGGACGGTCGCCTCGACGCGAGTCGTGTCCCACTCGTTCTCTTCCTCCAGGTCGATGAAGGCGTTCAACACCTTCCCCATCTCCATGTGGTTGACCTCGTCGCCCGGGTACGCAGTGATGTACGACAGTTCGACGGGATCGACGTCCTCGATGTCGTGTACGTCGACGCCGAAGTTCCGCAGTTCCTCTTCCAGTTCGGATTCGTCCATCGTGGTCGGTCTTGCACCTCGGTAGGCAAAACCCTTGCCGGATGGTGGGTGAAAATGCGAAGGGGGAGGAGACGGTGGCCGTCAGTTCCGGTTGGGCTTCGGTCCGAGTCCACCGCGGTCGATCATCGGGATCATCGTCGTCGGTTCGGGGGTCGGCTCCGGCTCGGGCCGATCCCGGCGGCCGTCGGTCGTCGGTCCGCTTCCGGATCGCGGCTGCAGCGGGATGACGGGGTCGATGGTGATCGTCGAACGGTTCTTCTGTGTCGTGCGTCGGGACGTGCTCATTGGGGTGTGTCGTATGCTGGTGTCGGTTGCCGAACTGCGCTGGATCGTCGGACCGTGATCAGCATACGAGTACGACGCGTTGCATCGTAGTTCCTCCAAAGAGCCCATCCATAATAAACCTTCATGATCGTTACTGATATGCTGACGCGTCACACGGTTTCGATCATGTCATTTGCCTAATATCAGTATGGCTTCGACATCTTGAATGGGCCAGCCCGTCTCCATTCTTCGAAGACGTGCCCCGAACTGGCTGTGTCGTCACCGAGTTGACTGCCCCGACGCCGGCCGCAGTCACCGGGTTACCTCCGGTGACGACCGACGCTCTCGTCGTCTTCGGCATCGTCGTCCTCACGCTCGTCCTGTTCGTGACTGAACGGGTGCCCATCGACGTGACCGCCATCTTCATCATGGTCCTCCTGATGTTGCTGGGGAGCGACGGCGTGGTCAACCTCACCCACATCTCCACCGCGGAGGGCATCTCGGGCTTCTCCAACCCCGCGACGATAACCGTCCTCGCGATGCTCATCCTGAGTTCGGGTATCAGCCGGACGGGTGTGGTGCAGATCCTCGGCCGGAAGATGGCCGCCTTCGCCGGCGAGGACCGCGACCGGCAGTTGCTCGCCACCATCGGCGTCGCCGGTCCCGTCTCCGGGTTCATCAACAACACGCCCGTCGTCGCCATCCTCGTTCCCGTCATCACCGACCTCGCACACGCGGGCAAGACCTCGCCCTCGAAACTCCTGCTTCCCCTCTCCTACGCCTCGATGTTCGGCGGGATGCTCACGTTGATCGGCACCTCGACGAACATCCTCGCCAGTGACGTGTCGGCCCGCCTGCTCGGCCATCCCTTCTCCATGTTCGAGTTCACGTCGCTCGGGGTCATCGTCCTCGTCGCCGGCAGTCTCTACCTCATGACTATCGGTCAGCGCCTCCTCCCCGAACGCGTCCCCGTGAAAGACGACTACGTGCAGGAGTACGCCATCGAGGAGTATCTGACCGAAGTGATCGTCGAACCCGACTCGCCGCTCGTGGGGACGACAGTCGAGACGGCCATCGACACGGTGGAGTTCGACGCCGACATCCTTCAGGTCGTCCGCGACGGCGAGGAGTTCATCGAACCGCTCGGTCACATGATGATCCGCGAGGGGGACGTGCTGCGCCTCCGTGCCGACCGCGAGACGCTCCAGGAACTGGTCGAACGCGACACGCTCACCCTCACCGGCCACCCGCCACAGACGGGGGCGGAACTCGAACCGGAGACGGAGGAGGCCCAGACGCTCGTCGAAGTCGTCATTCCCCGGGGCTCCTACCTCGCCGGCAAGTCGCTGGCGAGTTCCACCTTCCGCCAGCGCTACGACGCGAACGTCCTCGCCTTCCGCAGTCGAGGGGAGACCGTCCGCGACCACATGGACCGCCGGCGCATCCGCGTGGGGGACACCCTCCTCGTCCAGGCCGCGCCGGACAGCATCGACCGCCTCGCCGACAACGAGGATTTCATCGTCGCCCACGAACCCGACGAACCCCACTACCGGACGGAGAAGATTCCCCACGCCATCGCCATCATGCTCGGCGTCGTCGGCTTCGCCGCCGTCCCGTGGGCGCCACTCGGCGGCGCACTCGCCAGCGTGACCGGCGTCGCCGCCTTCGAGGCCCTCGCCGCGCTCTCGCTTCCCATCCTCGTCACCGCACTCGCGGGCGTCGTCGCCATGGTCGTGGCCGGCGTCATGGAACCGACCGAACTCTACGACGCCGTCGAGTGGGACGTGATCTTCCTCCTCGCGGGCGTCATCCCCCTCGGCATGGCGCTGGAACAGACCGGCGGGGCCGACCTCCTCGGCGCGCTCGTCGCCGCCACTGGCCTCTATCTTCCCGCTATCGGCGTTCTCTGGGTGTTCTACATCGCTACCGGCCTCATCACCGGCGTCATCTCGAACAACGCGAGCGTCGTGTTGATGCTCCCCGTCGCCGTCGAGGCCGCGACCCGCATCGGCGCCGACCCCTTCTCCTTCGTCCTCGCGGTGACCTTCGCGGCCTCCACGGCCTTCCTCACGCCCGTCGGCTACCAGACCAACCTCTTCGTCTACGGCCCCGGCGGCTACAAGTTCTCAGACTACGTCCGCGTCGGCGCGCCGCTTCAACTGTTCCTCTCCGTGGTGACCGTCGCGGGAATCGTGGCGCTCTGGGGGCTGTGAGTTTTTGCCCGCCGCACAGTCCGCCGACGCGCTGGTGAACGCCGCCGGGACGAGCCTCCGGATGGGGAGTGGCGTCACCGGCGCGTAGCGCCGGTTGCCAGAGTGATCTCCGATCCCCCACTGTCGCGGGAGCGCTCCGCCGTGGTGCCAACGGCCCGATCAACGAGGAAGCTATGTCGAAAGGCCCGGTCGACCTCGGCGCGTCGCCGCCGACGTTCGGGGCTGACCCGGCCCGATCACCGCACCGCGTCCGCGGCCTCGACCAGCCGTTCGACGCGCTCGACCGACACCGGATTCCCGACCTCACCACCCGCTTTCAGCGCACTCCCCACGATCACGCCGTCCGCCACCGAGAGCGCGTCGCCCACGGTGTCGGCGGTGACACCGCTCCCGACGAACACCGGCGCGTCGAGACCGCGGTCGTCGCGGGTTGCTACCGCCTCTCGCACCGTCTCGTGCTCCGTCGCGTCTCCGGTCCCCGCACCGCTCACGACCACGCCGTCCGCGAGGCCACGCTCGACGGCGTCACCGAGCATCCCCTCACCTCGTTCCCGCCCCAGCGGCACCGAGTGCTTCACGTCCACGTCCGCGAGCACCCGCACGTCCGCGTCGAGGCGCTCGCGCAGGCGCATCGTCTCGTGGGCATGCCCCTCCAGCATCCCCTGATCGGCCACCCGCGCCCCGACGTGGACGTTGACGCGGACGAACGCCGCCCCCGTCGCGGCCGCCACGGCCACCGCGCTCGGCCCGTCGTTGCGGAGGACGTTCACCCCGACCGGCCGATCCGTCGCGTCCCGCACCGTCCCGACGAGCGCCGTGAGGTCCGCGACGACGTGTCGGGGAACCGAGTCGGGATAGAACGGGGCGTCGCCGAAGTTCTCCACCAGCAGAGCGTCGACACCGCCGGCGTCGAGGCGTTCGGCGTCCCGCCGCG
This window encodes:
- a CDS encoding SDR family oxidoreductase, with product MDGTNAVITGASRGIGASIVRQFAADGAQVTCCARTREELESVADGEAAVTAVRADVRDEFDVERLMETAAEAGTIDVVVANAAVNHGPPGESPLQEESYTRFDDTIRTNLRGVFTTVREALPHLAPDGRILVPSGSVARESVPGMGAYAVSKAGAEALVRGFAADIDQSVAVVDPGYVATDLSGGKGRDPEDVAPMFVWAARDADDIDGEILDLRAWKRATR
- a CDS encoding ZIP family metal transporter, with the translated sequence MTRFSLAGGGAAGTLVVLSVLAATSGAWKLLGISWVAFAAMALGIPLGRQTLGDRSWALVWGYGLAAGAMVTSAAVFLIPQAIAHDANFGGFGIALGLLVGFAGHTIGHRLAHYDLPLDRTVAELSAHAFSAGIIIGIVYGNMPELGPILGLAIVSHKGPAGYAAARRLVSNDRDPTVLLLPAAGVGIAAIVASLIQLPAAPAIRGIVFGFAAGIFLHVAMDFLPRCELGSDVHELLTVTGDAHELLDQLRIHAVLSTGLGGVAVFLAWVAVT
- a CDS encoding DUF7490 domain-containing protein, which codes for MRRETALAVGAAGVVLIAVVAAVLAPGALADPTEERPVRPGPVDITEMEISAGEVTGDTVALNVETRLSHRGPPARNVTVRVQAVDAESGLVETTRTATVGDLTEEREVAVPTTLTVEREGGYRIRAVVYRDGQRVDSGARELRGLDALQPPYARSAVQFAEADALPPVAFSVVGGDPDRTVLALQMALTNTGDEQPEDLRVTVTLRQADSNIVANRTSVPVGSIRPGRTETVETRLSVPTDYNYYIDVVLWKDGVVIDSARGAANLDPSETISVNETRRDVELRVSDFTRGDGAEGDRPVPEETGMPTAGGGPGFGVGVALVALVAAALLARRKSQ
- a CDS encoding universal stress protein, whose amino-acid sequence is MASYVIGTDTVDTSAALCDYLDRRIDAGDTIHAVNSLRGGDATSAEDVRDGEDAVNVVQSRLGAVATVETHQFVRGNDPAEDLLAYADEIDADELVIGVRKRNPTAKVVFGSNAQSILLRSARPVAVVPLTEGI
- a CDS encoding ornithine cyclodeaminase produces the protein MVPTRTVELEGHIIDSGTMGRCFGLVMDMGGEFEVEAFDIGRHKDEESYCRMAVRADDPSLLQSILHELHQNGANLSDPVDATLDPAPADQVVPTDFYSTTNHPTEVRYEGEWLPVEHIEMDCAIVVDPDGPRAYTAVLNAIREGDLVVTGEAGIRVDPPDRPRGSGGPFGFMQGGVSSERPSESLIEQVAAALVETKEAGGRVLVVPGPAVIHSGAGDALARLVREGYVDAISAGNGFAVHDLERALYGTSLGMDIETLEHPRKGHKHHIYTISEVIRAGGIEDAVAEGLVEEGVMYECVANDVPYVLAGSIRDDGPLPETITDAIEAQNAIREQAHEADMVVMLATLLHSVAVGNCLPSTTKVVCVDINPATVTQLLDRGSSQAVGMVTDIGTFVPMLAEKVLD
- a CDS encoding alpha/beta hydrolase, with the translated sequence MAATVTRDRRRFDVATTTLAFESEDRTCRGRLYRPARPATPPVIVLGPTFAAEGTFGYPRYAERFARAGYAAFVFDYGGFGESDDLAPAGRFRSHGATNLVDPDTQVADWHAAIDRVRRLDGERRRVVLWGFGLGGGHAVRVAANRRVDGVVAVAPMLDGRAFARARSPRYLARAVGAGLRDRLTAPLGRGHTVPVVGGYDEFGVLPKPTGDAYLDLVPPESDWRNETSARGLLALFRYRPLADAEDVTCPTLLVAAGDDELAPADTVADAADRIDRSTYLRLPVGHVDALGSAFETAASHQLAFLDDLLGV
- a CDS encoding SLC13 family permease, with translation MTAPTPAAVTGLPPVTTDALVVFGIVVLTLVLFVTERVPIDVTAIFIMVLLMLLGSDGVVNLTHISTAEGISGFSNPATITVLAMLILSSGISRTGVVQILGRKMAAFAGEDRDRQLLATIGVAGPVSGFINNTPVVAILVPVITDLAHAGKTSPSKLLLPLSYASMFGGMLTLIGTSTNILASDVSARLLGHPFSMFEFTSLGVIVLVAGSLYLMTIGQRLLPERVPVKDDYVQEYAIEEYLTEVIVEPDSPLVGTTVETAIDTVEFDADILQVVRDGEEFIEPLGHMMIREGDVLRLRADRETLQELVERDTLTLTGHPPQTGAELEPETEEAQTLVEVVIPRGSYLAGKSLASSTFRQRYDANVLAFRSRGETVRDHMDRRRIRVGDTLLVQAAPDSIDRLADNEDFIVAHEPDEPHYRTEKIPHAIAIMLGVVGFAAVPWAPLGGALASVTGVAAFEALAALSLPILVTALAGVVAMVVAGVMEPTELYDAVEWDVIFLLAGVIPLGMALEQTGGADLLGALVAATGLYLPAIGVLWVFYIATGLITGVISNNASVVLMLPVAVEAATRIGADPFSFVLAVTFAASTAFLTPVGYQTNLFVYGPGGYKFSDYVRVGAPLQLFLSVVTVAGIVALWGL
- a CDS encoding BtpA/SgcQ family protein; amino-acid sequence: MVHLPALPGAPGYDGEEGREAIHAAARRDAERLDAGGVDALLVENFGDAPFYPDSVPRHVVADLTALVGTVRDATDRPVGVNVLRNDGPSAVAVAAATGAAFVRVNVHVGARVADQGMLEGHAHETMRLRERLDADVRVLADVDVKHSVPLGRERGEGMLGDAVERGLADGVVVSGAGTGDATEHETVREAVATRDDRGLDAPVFVGSGVTADTVGDALSVADGVIVGSALKAGGEVGNPVSVERVERLVEAADAVR